The genomic window GCAAAAGCACTAGCAAATTTAGCAGCTGTAGAGCTGGTGCCTTTGGTATCGTTCATAAATTTGCCTCGTTGTTGTGGTTTTCCATCAATAAAGTATAAAGGCCGTTCAAAACCTTTTCCGTACTGGCTGTCCTCTTTCGGAATGCGCATCGTGATATGGTCTCGATCATCCGCCAGTTGATTAAACATAATGTTAGGCTGCGGGTGCATTTTCATCAGCCAATCTAAACCCCATTTGGCTTCATCCAAAACATCGGCGACGCCATTTTTACCATTCAAACCTGTGGCTAGTTTGGTGTCTGTAAACGCTTTTGGAAAATCACGATAGGCCATTAGCAAATGGTAAGTGGCATTGGCGGTAGTGGTGCTGTATTGCAAGTAATCGCTGGCATCGTGCCAACCACCAACGGCATCAAAATGGGTGCTGTCTTTTAGGCCACCTTCTTTGCCATAAACCACAAAACCATCGTGGGTGTGGCAGCTATCTTTTAAAAACGGATTGTAACCACAACGTTGTTGGCGCATATAACGCAGGGCGAAATCGGCCGTGTTTTGATAAACATTTTCGTTGATGATGATTTCTGGAGATGTGGCGCCGTCTGCTTTGAGGTAATAATTGCCAGGTATTTTAAACTCAGAAAAATTTAACCTAGCCGATGTTTTGAATGGCCCATAAGCACCAAATACTTGGATTTTATTCGATGAATAAACCGTTTTTCCAGTTTTTTTATCTACCAATTCAAAGTTTTTAGGAACATTGTTGCCTTTGCTTGCCCACACGGCTACTTTTATTGCTTTAGGCTGGTAACCTAATAGATTAATTCTTATCCAGCTTTGCTCATTTTTAGGTTTAAAGGCCAAAAAAAGCAGAGATATTGCACAAATAACTAAAAAGCATATAAAAAGAGGTGTTTTTCTCATGATGAGCGAAGGGTTTTGGTTGCCTTAAAAATAGAGAAATTTAACTGTTATGGAAACAAATCGAAAGCCGCACGATGATAAGTTCTTATTTTTAATGAGGTTTTGAAATTGCTAGAAAAAATAAAACGTTCCGATTTTTACATCGGAACGTTTTTCCCAAAAAATTAACAATTTTTTACAACGCCACAATGGGCTTTGTAATGCTTTTAAAAGATTTTTACGTTTAACCTTTAATAGGTACAAGGTAGCAATTATTTATTAAAAATTCAAAATATATGTTCGTGTTTGCTAAAGTCTACCAAAATACTCGTTAAAAATCCATTTTTATTTTTGTAACAAAAAAATATAGCTTATTTTTCGGGATGCAATTAAATCAACCCAGTCAACGCGAATATTATTTTAATAACGAGGTTATTTCTCGTTTCGAATTGTACAACAGTTTGTTTCTTACGCTTCCGTTTTACAAAATTAAAGATACAGGAACACTTTTACCTTTATTTTTCAAGAGTTGCGAAGATGGAATTAAAAACCATGAGAAGCCCAGTGAGCTGATAGGAAAATTTTTCGATAAATATGTGCAAGACAAGGACGAGACCGCGGTAATAGATCTATTATTCAGATTTATTCAGTACATAGAGCGCCAAGTGGTGCTGTTTGATGCGGTAGAGGATGCTTCTTTTACCAAGTTGAATATCAGTGATGAGCAAAGTTCTTTAAGAGCCTTATTTCTTAAAGCAAATGACGATGCCAACTTGCATGAGAAAATTGACAAACTGGTAGAAGAGTTTTCATTAAGATTGGTGCTAACTGCGCATCCTACACAGTTTTACCCTGGTCCTGTTCTAGGAATCATCAATGATTTAACATCGGCAATTAAGGCAAACGATTTTACCACCATTAATCAATTATTGCAACAATTAGGCAAAACGCCGTTCTTCAATAAAAAATCGCCAACAGCCGGTAGACGAGGCATTAAGCTTAGCTTGGTACCTAGAAAATGTATTCTATTTTGCTGCGGCAAACATCCAAACTGGCCTAAACCAGTTACTAAGCGAATATCACATTGATCCTAAAAAAGTTATCGAATTAGGTTTTTGGCCAGGTGGAGATAGAGATGGTAATCCGAACGTAAAAGCGCAAACCACTTTGGAAGTTTCTAAAATGTTGCGCCAAATTCTTTTCAGGTGCTACTATCGCGATTTTAGAAATATCAAAAGACGTATCACTTTTAGAGGGGTAGAAGAGAGTATCAATTTGTTGCAAGAAGTATTCTATGAAAATGCCTTCAACAATACCTTAGAAGAAAAAGATATTTCAGATTATATCATTAAAAATCTAAATGACATTATTGATACGTTGAATAAAGATCATGACGGCTTGTTTGTGAATGTGGTACAAGATCTTTTAAGGAAAGTAGAGCTTTATCGTTGTCACTTTGCCTCGTTAGATATTAGACAAGACAGTAGAGTATTAAGAAAGGTGCATCAGTATTGCAGAAGCCAGAAACCAATTAATTCTCTTTACAGCGATGATTACGATAGCTTATCGGAAGAAGAGAAGCTCAAAGCCATTTCGTTTAGGAGCGCCAAGGTAATTTACACGGATGAACAAGATAGTTTGATTAAAGATGCCTTACAGACTATTGCAGAGATTAAAGACATCCAACAGAAAAATGGCGAGGAAGCTTGCCACCGTTTTATTATCAGTAATTGCCAACAAGCAAGCGATATTTTGCAATTAATGGAGCTTTTTCTTTGGAATGGCTGGGAAGCAGAAGATTTAACCATTGATTTTGTGCCGCTTTTCGAAACCGTTAACGATTTAACTGGTGCTGGCGAAATCATGGAGAAATTGTACACGCATCCGTTCTACAAAAAACATTTGGCTTTGAGAGGCGGCAAGCAGCACATAATGCTGGGTTTCTCTGATAGTACCAAAGACGGTGGTTATTTAATGGCCAACTGGTCTATATTTACGGCTAAAGTTGCTTTAACCAAAGTTGCCGAAGAACACAACATTCAGTTGGCATTTTTCGATGGTAGAGGAGGTCCCCCAGCTCGTGGTGGAGGTAAAACACACCGTTTTTATGCCTCTATGGGTAAAGAAATAGCAAATAAGAATATCCAGTTAACGGTGCAGGGGCAAACCATTAGTTCGCAATATGGCTCTGTTGATAGTGCTGCGTTTAACATAGAACAATTAATTAACGCAGGTATTTCATCGGGCGTTAAAGAAAAGCACAACGTTTTGCTAGATAAAGAAAACTTCGATATCCTTAGCAAAATGGCTAAAGATAGTTACCAAGCTTATATCGATTTGCGTAACGATCCATTGTTTTTAGAGTATCTGGAAAAACTATCTCCGTTAAGTTTGCTATCTAAAATTACGATTAGCAGTAGACCAGTGAAAAGAAACGCTGGTACTAAACTAAAACTAGATGATTTACGTGCTATTGGCTTTGTAACCTCATGGAGCCAGCTAAAGCAGAATGTGCCAGGTTTTTACGGCGTGGGTACAGCCTTAAAAGCGCAAGAAGATTTAGGAAATTGGGAGCAGGTTAAGAAGACTTATAATCAATCAGGCTACTTTAAAACCATTGTAGATAACTGTATCATGTCTATGAGTAAATCGGATTTTGAGATTACGGCTTACTTAGCAAATAATAAAGAATTTGGTGCTTTTTGGAAGCAATTACATACAGAATTTGAACTTTCTAAATCGATGTTATTGAAATTGACAGGACATGAAACCTTGATGGAAAACTATCCGGTAGAGAAGAAATCAATCGCTGTGCGTGAAAAAATCATTTTGCCACTAGTGTTGATCCAACATTTTGCTTTAGATAAGTTGCAGGGCGATTTAAGTGAAGAAAAACAACAGGCTTACGAGAAATTAGCTATCAGAACGGTTTATGGCATCGTAAATGCGGGTAGAAACTTGGCTTAGAAATCGGAAGTTAATAGACGGAAAGTCCGAAGGCAGTTGAACAATATGCCTAAGGTATTTTCTATAAATTTGCCCGCAGATTTTCGCTGATAATAAGAGCGCAGATTTACACAGAAACGCATCTTCTTAAATCAGCGGATAAATCTGTGCTGATCTGCGGGTATTAATCATTTTGTCAATTACTCATTTCTTATGACAACACCAACATTAAACTAGTTTTTATAAATTTGCCCGCAGATTTTCGCTGATAGCGAACGCAGGTTTTCGCAGAACGGTTATCTGCCAAAATCTGCGGGTATTTATTTATCATTTTGTCAATTACTCATTTAATCATTTCTTATGTCAACGCCAATATTAAACTGGACTTACAAATCATTCGAGGAATTATCGAAACTAGAGCTTTATACCATTTTGAGGTTAAGAAGTGAGGTTTTCATTATTGAACAACACTGCAATTACCAAGATGTAGATGGCAAAGATTTGAAGTGCCACCATTTAATGGCTTGGGACGGCGATAATTTGGTTGCCTACACTCGCATAGTTCCACCCGGAGTTTCTTTTACAGAGGCGAGCATTGGCCGTGTATTAAGTAATTCGAGATATAGAGGCATTGGTGCTGGTATTACTTTGATGGAAAAGAGCATCGAAAAAGTTTACGAAACCCATGGTAAACGCCCAATTCGCATTGGAGCGCAGCTGTATTTGAAGAAATTTTATGAAAGCTTTGGCTTTGTAAAAGATAGTGAGGAATATTTGGAAGACGAAATTCCGCATATTGAGATGGTGCTTGCTTAAGGCAAAGCACAGCTCAAACGAAAAAGCTTAGTCAAAAATCGACTAAGCTTTTTTTAAGAGCGTTATCTGCTAATTCTTCATTCTGCCCTGCTCTGCTTCCGTTCCTGTAGATCTTCTGCGGGCGGGCTTAATTTCGTTTTTACCAAACCTGTAAGTAAAGTTTAAACGGAATAGCTGTGTTTCATTTTTTTGGTATAGGTTATAAGATAATCCTGGATAAGCGCTTTTCAACCTTGTTCTATTGGTGTCAAATACATCAGATACGGCAAACTTTAAACTGCCTTTTTTCTTCAAAATCGCTTTGCTGATCCCGAAATCTATAAAAGTTCTTTCTTCCAAGTCTAACGTTCCGTAAGTTAACGGCGATTCATAATTTGCATTCAATTCTGCAGTTAATCCATCCATAATGATGAAATTATTTTGCATACGGAATTGGTAAGAAGTTTGCCCGGTTTTTAACGCTTGGCCATTTAAGTTTGGTGTTTCAAAAGCCATGTGAAAAACATTTAAGTTGTTGCTCATGCTCCACCATTTTTTAATTTTAACAGGCACCGTTAAATTGGCCGATAGTACCTTTTGAGTGGCCAAGTTCTCATTGGTTTGAAACAGCGCTTTACGTTCTTCGTTCGGTAAGATTACTTCGGTAATGGCATCGTTGGTAACACTGTAACCTAGATTTAAGAAATACCTTTGCATAAACGTGTAATTTACCTCGTAATTATTGGTGTATTGCGGCTTTAAGAAAGGATTGCCCTGGTTGTAGGTATATTCATCTAAATAAAAAACAAACGGGTTTAAGGCATCGTAACTAGGCCTGTCAATTCTTCGCCCATGAGAAGCCCCTAGCTGATGGTTTTTAGACAGCGTTTGCTGCACATAAATGGTCGGAAAGAAATCCCAATAGCTACGCTCTACCATGTTATTGGTGGTAATTAAATGGCCTTTAGAGTTGGTTTGTTCCATCCTTAAACCTAACTGTACACTGGTTTTTTTAAACTGCTTACTTAAATTGGTATACACTGCATTTACATTTTCATCGTATACAAATCGGTTGCTCCTACGCTCATCATTTTGCCACGCACTGCCTACAAATTCTTCGGCTTTCAAATCGTTATCTGTTTCTACCCAACTGCTTTTTGCACCCGCTTCAAGCTTCGTAGTTTTATTAATTGGCAAAGAGTAATCTACTTTTAGCGCCCTAATGTTAATTGTGCTGGGCGTATTATTCCTCAACCGGCCAATTGGTTTTACAAAAGAACCATCTGCAAAAGTGAGGGTATTTACCAAATCGCTTCTGTCGTTACCTTTATATTTGGAGTAATCGGCATCAAAAGTTAATTCTTGGCCTGTGGTATCTAATACCGATTTATAATTTAAGTTGTAAGCAAAATTTCTGTAGCTAGATGTATTTAAGTTGGTGGTGTTTAAAATAGAATCTAGCTGATTAAATGATTTGCCAATATTTGTTTTGTTGTAAGAATCTTGACTGGCACTGTTAAGATAGCCCGTAGCCAAAACGCCGATGGTGTTATTTTTATTTAAGAAAAAATCGGCGCCAACTTTAAAATTATTGTTCTCGAAATCCCTATCATCGCCTCCTTTTTGCGAAAAATAAGTGTCTGCACTGGTGGCTGTAGCGTTAGCAATCCGATCGATATCAATTACATTTGTTCTAGCTCCCTTATTAAAGTTGTAGCTCCCAAAAACGTTTACACCTTTGTTTCTGTAGTTTAAATTTAATCCTGTATTGCCTCTAGGGTTTTTACCATACGCCGTACCAGCATTAAAGCTTCCGTTGGCGCCACCATTTTTAGCTCTTTTTGTTTTAATGTTGATGATGCCAGAGTTGCCAGCAGCATCGTATTTTGATGATGGGTTGGTGATGAGCTCTATAGTTTCTATCTCAGAACTTTGCATGTTACGCAATAAATTTGCCACATCAGCTTGGCTCATATAGGTTTGTTTGCCATCTAGCATAATCAGTACGCCCTGTTTTCCCTGCATTGAGATACGATCGTTTTGATCTACCGTAACCCCGGGCGCTCTTTGTAACACCTCTAAAGCAGATGAACCTACAGCAACCGAACTGTTCTCCACATTCATTACCATTTTATCCGCTTTGCGCTCTAAAAGAGGTTTTACCGCCGTTACACTTACCGTATTTAAGGTCTTACTATCTGCTTTTAATAAAATATCTGGAAGGTTTAAAACCGTTTCGCCAACTACAAAAGATTTTCCTTTATAGATTTGATAACCCATCATGTTAATTTTGATGTAGTAGCTGCCCGCAACAATATTTGGAAAGCTGAATTTTCCCTCGGGGGTAGTCATAGCTGTTTTAACCAAAGACGAGTCTGAGGCTTTAAACAAACCAACGGTGGCATAATCTATCGGTTTACGCTGTTCATCTAAAACAGTTCCGTTAATGTCAATTTGCTTTCCTCTATTTGCCTCTGCTAGGAGCGAAATCGATGTTAGAAAAGCAATCATTAATAAGTATATTTTCTTCATTTCCGAGTGTTTTATTTTAAATTTTTGGGCATAAAAATACCCGCACCTGTTTGGTGTATTTTTTAACTTTTAAAAATTTCGCTTAGTTTTTAAAAAGACCCGAGGCCTTTTTTATTAGTTTGTATTTAGTAGTAGACGAAAAAGGGGTGCGAAAGGTTACAAGAAATTTTCATTTTTTAGCAACGAAGAATAATTCACATAAAAAAAGCGGCAAAGCAGCATAAATAAACTGTTTTCTTGAAAAGCATATTGCTGCAATGGTTGATGCTAGTCCCGCTTTCGCTTATAGTCCTCGGCTAGTTTTACTTCGCCTGCGGGCTAATCTGCTCAATCTGGGTTTAGCACACACAGGCATTAGCTACTATTTTTGTTTTACGAGGAACGTGGGCCAGAAATCGAAAAATTGGCCCAGGTTGTTTTGATATGGACAAAAAATACTGTTTTTTGTCCACGTTTTAAATCTTCAACGAATGCAATTGAAAGTATAGATAAGCCAATTATTTTACAACGAAAATTTGCTTATCAAAAGAAACGCCTCTTTAGGGGAGGCGTCGGGCTAAGAATGCTATCCTTAGGGATGTTCTTGGTTGAAGAGATATCAACTTAAATTTTATATATTGCAGTAAACAAACAAATTACGTTTTTGGAACAACTACAAACTATTCAAGAAGCTCATAAGATGTTTCCTACCAGTGGTAGCCATCCTCTTTTGGTTACCTGTAATGATTTAAAAGATTGGGTTTGCAAATATGATAAATTTCCTAACTATTTGTTTAACGAACTAGTTGCTTCAGAATTTGCGAAACTATGGTCGATAAACGTCCCTGAAAACTCATTAATGCAAGTTAGTAAAGAACACGTACCAATTGAAAGGTTTCCGAAATTGCAGCCAAACCTTTTTGATAAGGATTGCTTTGGCTCTTTGTTTCTAAAAAATACAAAAGAACTAGATTTAACATTTATTCCCTCATTTAAGGAAAAGAGTTTTAGAGATAAAATTTTAGTGAAATCTGACTTTTTAAAAATAGCTTTGTTTGATATTTGGTTAGCCAACGAAGATAGAAATTACAACAATAACAACTTGCTGCTTCATTATGCAAAAGATAACAGCTTATCATTTTATGCGATAGACCACGTAAATATTTTTAATTCGAGCTCGTTCGATTACGGAATATCATTATTAACGGCCGATGAAAGCATTTTAAATACAGATTTAGCTAAGTTGTTGTTTGCTAATGATAGGAAATTGGGTGAAACCGTAAATAAACTGGTCGAAAGTTTTTACCTTTGCACCAAAGAGTGCGAGAAAAATTTAGACAACATACTTGCCTTAGTACCAAATTCTTGGACTATAAATACTGTAGATTTAAAAGCAAAGATGGAACAATATTTGTTTAATGATGCTTGGAAAAAACAATGTGAAGATACCTTTAGAGCTTTTATCCATTCTTTAATACTGAACTAAAATGAAAACCTTATTCTCCATACTATACGTCCCAATTAGTGCTGCTCTTGATGAGAAAGTGAGCATTGGGCTGATGATGTTTAATGGCGAGCAACACTTTTTCAAATATTCTGCATCAAAATTGTCAGCAATTAAAGGATTATTAGCTAATGAAAGTAATACCATTCTAAAGACTTATTTACGAACGCTAGAAAAGGAAATAAATAATGAGGCCGAAAATGTTGAAGCGTTATTTAGTTTAGGTAATAAGCCGAAAACTAATTGGGTAAACAGTTCTTACATCTCTTATCTTTCTAAATACTCAAATAATTTAATTCAATTTTCTGAAGCCAAACAAATTGACATTGAATTAAACACCTCTAATTTCAGAAAGCTTTTCGAAAAATATATTTTTGAATATGATGAGGCAATTGTTGTTGACGATAGTTTTGACATTTATAAAAAAGTAAAAAGTAAACTTTATCCTAAAATTAGTGGTAAGGTTAATGTAGATAGAACAATTACCCCTAACGATTTTAAGAATTTAATTGCCCCTGTTGAGGTAAATTTTATAGGCGTTAACGGCGTACCTGTTGCAGGACAAGCTATTAATTTTGAAAAGCAACATTATAATTTAGAGAATGATGTTACCAGGTTTGTTGCCCTAACTAAGGCATTAGAATTAGACGGACAAAAAGATGGTAAGTATTTTGTTTTAGGTAGAGAGCCTAAAGTAAACCATAATGATAAAAACCATTTATTGTGGGAACAAATTAGAGACACCGATTTTTTAGAATTTGTTGATATTGATGAGGTTGGAATTGTTGAAGAATATATCAACAAAAATAATGTTGTGCCGTTTTTTGATTAACAATTGTTAAAAAAACCATAAAAAAGGCTTCCAAATTTTTGGAAGCCTTTTTTCATTTATAACCACAGCTATTTCATTATTCCGTCATTGCGCAACTGATTTTTCATCAGCTGCGGCAAGCTCATTTTTAGTTATTAAAATATCAACTTTTTTTATGCTCATTTAACACTTATATTTACTATTTGATATAATCAATAATTAACAATCAGATTTAAAAAGGTAATGAAATTAGATAATAATGATCCGTTTAGTTACAAGGAAACTCCATTTTTAAAGTTAACACATAATAATTATGTTGTAGCGGTAAAAGATGAAGATTTTCCCGAGAGAAATATTTTGCCGCTTTTTTATTACGATAACGGTATCATCAGGAGTATTGACGAATGGGATATGGGGAAAATAGTTGTAATACCCCACAAAACTATCCAAGATAAATCACTATCTAGATTTAATCTACAGCAAATCATTAAAATATCATATGGAACTATTTCTGGAAATACGAGATACTATGAAGGAGGAACATTGCCTAAATGTTCAACAATAGATTCATATATTTATCCTATAGAAGCAAATCAGATAATTGAATTTTTTGAAGGTGTAATTAATGTAGAAGAATCACTATTTACACCGCAAATGGAATTTTTTCAGCTCATAAAAGAATTTTATGTTGAAACTGAAAATTGTTTTTTTATAATATTTGAAGAAAAATTATTAGGCCCTTTCAAAGCAGTAAAAGTAAATGACAATTCATTTAAGATTGCAAAAAGTAGATTTAAAAAGTTTGGCGAATATGAATTTAATGACAACTCTTATTTAGAATTAGAGGCTAATGATCTTATCAGAAAAGTTTATATTGAAGTAAATGATTTAAGCTTGATTTTCAAAGAAGAATATGACTTCAAAAGCGATGATGAATTATTGACAGAATTTCAAACAGAGTTAATTAATTACCCTGATTATTTTAATGAGAATAATCTCGAAAATGTTTTATTAATACTAAGAAAAACAACTCAAGTAGAGAAGATTGAGAGCAAAATTAGGGATAATTTCAGATTAAAAAAAATTCTTGAAAAAGGTGGAAAAGTATTAGATAGCGATATTGATTTGCTCAAGAATATCCCAGAAATAAAAGAAATAAAAGAAAATAAGCAAAAATTAGAAGAAGAATTTTTTGTCTTAAAACAGGATATAGAAAAAATTGAGACACAAAGAAATAAGCTGGCAAATGAGATCAATGAACTCGAACAAACCAAAAATGAAGAATTGGAAAAAAGAAAAGCCGAACTAGATAGTGATATAATTAAGCTAGAAGCTCGGAAAGAAAATTTAGAAAAAGAGGTTGAGGAGGGTAAATTAAAACTAGAGGAAAGTAATCAAGAGATTAGATTAGAAAACGATAAATTACGTATTATCCAAGATGATTTAAAGGCGGGAGTTCAGAAATTAAAGTCTGAATTTACAAGTGAGCAAAAAAATTCCCAAGAAAAATTGGCAGAATTAGTAAAAGGAAAAACTCATTTCGATTTTATAAGTGGTAGAGATTTGTCTGAACAAGAAAATGAGATATTTGTAGCTCAGGACTTTAAAATAATAGATCAGTTTGAAAAGCATCAATATCGTGACTTTAGAAATGAGGTAGTTAATATTTTAAAACAAAATAATCGAAATTTTGATAATCACTTTGTCGATAATTTATTGATTTCAATTTTTCAAAATACATTGACAGTATTTGCAGGCGTTCCTGGCACTGGTAAAACAACTTTAGCTAGAATTCTTGCCAATATATTAACGCCCAAAGAAAAAATTAGAGAAGTTTCAGTA from Pedobacter sp. SL55 includes these protein-coding regions:
- a CDS encoding TonB-dependent receptor domain-containing protein, which encodes MKKIYLLMIAFLTSISLLAEANRGKQIDINGTVLDEQRKPIDYATVGLFKASDSSLVKTAMTTPEGKFSFPNIVAGSYYIKINMMGYQIYKGKSFVVGETVLNLPDILLKADSKTLNTVSVTAVKPLLERKADKMVMNVENSSVAVGSSALEVLQRAPGVTVDQNDRISMQGKQGVLIMLDGKQTYMSQADVANLLRNMQSSEIETIELITNPSSKYDAAGNSGIINIKTKRAKNGGANGSFNAGTAYGKNPRGNTGLNLNYRNKGVNVFGSYNFNKGARTNVIDIDRIANATATSADTYFSQKGGDDRDFENNNFKVGADFFLNKNNTIGVLATGYLNSASQDSYNKTNIGKSFNQLDSILNTTNLNTSSYRNFAYNLNYKSVLDTTGQELTFDADYSKYKGNDRSDLVNTLTFADGSFVKPIGRLRNNTPSTINIRALKVDYSLPINKTTKLEAGAKSSWVETDNDLKAEEFVGSAWQNDERRSNRFVYDENVNAVYTNLSKQFKKTSVQLGLRMEQTNSKGHLITTNNMVERSYWDFFPTIYVQQTLSKNHQLGASHGRRIDRPSYDALNPFVFYLDEYTYNQGNPFLKPQYTNNYEVNYTFMQRYFLNLGYSVTNDAITEVILPNEERKALFQTNENLATQKVLSANLTVPVKIKKWWSMSNNLNVFHMAFETPNLNGQALKTGQTSYQFRMQNNFIIMDGLTAELNANYESPLTYGTLDLEERTFIDFGISKAILKKKGSLKFAVSDVFDTNRTRLKSAYPGLSYNLYQKNETQLFRLNFTYRFGKNEIKPARRRSTGTEAEQGRMKN
- a CDS encoding HipA family kinase, with the protein product MEQLQTIQEAHKMFPTSGSHPLLVTCNDLKDWVCKYDKFPNYLFNELVASEFAKLWSINVPENSLMQVSKEHVPIERFPKLQPNLFDKDCFGSLFLKNTKELDLTFIPSFKEKSFRDKILVKSDFLKIALFDIWLANEDRNYNNNNLLLHYAKDNSLSFYAIDHVNIFNSSSFDYGISLLTADESILNTDLAKLLFANDRKLGETVNKLVESFYLCTKECEKNLDNILALVPNSWTINTVDLKAKMEQYLFNDAWKKQCEDTFRAFIHSLILN
- a CDS encoding phosphoenolpyruvate carboxylase; protein product: MKNRQQPVDEALSLAWYLENVFYFAAANIQTGLNQLLSEYHIDPKKVIELGFWPGGDRDGNPNVKAQTTLEVSKMLRQILFRCYYRDFRNIKRRITFRGVEESINLLQEVFYENAFNNTLEEKDISDYIIKNLNDIIDTLNKDHDGLFVNVVQDLLRKVELYRCHFASLDIRQDSRVLRKVHQYCRSQKPINSLYSDDYDSLSEEEKLKAISFRSAKVIYTDEQDSLIKDALQTIAEIKDIQQKNGEEACHRFIISNCQQASDILQLMELFLWNGWEAEDLTIDFVPLFETVNDLTGAGEIMEKLYTHPFYKKHLALRGGKQHIMLGFSDSTKDGGYLMANWSIFTAKVALTKVAEEHNIQLAFFDGRGGPPARGGGKTHRFYASMGKEIANKNIQLTVQGQTISSQYGSVDSAAFNIEQLINAGISSGVKEKHNVLLDKENFDILSKMAKDSYQAYIDLRNDPLFLEYLEKLSPLSLLSKITISSRPVKRNAGTKLKLDDLRAIGFVTSWSQLKQNVPGFYGVGTALKAQEDLGNWEQVKKTYNQSGYFKTIVDNCIMSMSKSDFEITAYLANNKEFGAFWKQLHTEFELSKSMLLKLTGHETLMENYPVEKKSIAVREKIILPLVLIQHFALDKLQGDLSEEKQQAYEKLAIRTVYGIVNAGRNLA
- a CDS encoding GNAT family N-acetyltransferase, with amino-acid sequence MSTPILNWTYKSFEELSKLELYTILRLRSEVFIIEQHCNYQDVDGKDLKCHHLMAWDGDNLVAYTRIVPPGVSFTEASIGRVLSNSRYRGIGAGITLMEKSIEKVYETHGKRPIRIGAQLYLKKFYESFGFVKDSEEYLEDEIPHIEMVLA
- a CDS encoding AAA family ATPase; the encoded protein is MKLDNNDPFSYKETPFLKLTHNNYVVAVKDEDFPERNILPLFYYDNGIIRSIDEWDMGKIVVIPHKTIQDKSLSRFNLQQIIKISYGTISGNTRYYEGGTLPKCSTIDSYIYPIEANQIIEFFEGVINVEESLFTPQMEFFQLIKEFYVETENCFFIIFEEKLLGPFKAVKVNDNSFKIAKSRFKKFGEYEFNDNSYLELEANDLIRKVYIEVNDLSLIFKEEYDFKSDDELLTEFQTELINYPDYFNENNLENVLLILRKTTQVEKIESKIRDNFRLKKILEKGGKVLDSDIDLLKNIPEIKEIKENKQKLEEEFFVLKQDIEKIETQRNKLANEINELEQTKNEELEKRKAELDSDIIKLEARKENLEKEVEEGKLKLEESNQEIRLENDKLRIIQDDLKAGVQKLKSEFTSEQKNSQEKLAELVKGKTHFDFISGRDLSEQENEIFVAQDFKIIDQFEKHQYRDFRNEVVNILKQNNRNFDNHFVDNLLISIFQNTLTVFAGVPGTGKTTLARILANILTPKEKIREVSVNRGWTSQKDFIGFVNPLTKKFHSSSTDIYSLTRQMNEEAKDETIYLKTPMSFIILDEANLSPLEHYWSSFYNLTDSSGMLEVKLGHNEAIKFPNNLRFIGTINYDHTTEELSPRVLDRINIIQLNKAEDISFNNISNAKIKNIQLSFQRCIEFFELTDSIEFKIEGKIEKGYKDIKNEFKNLKIYISPRVEIAIRRYISLASQHMSDVNKPLDYCVAQKLLPLINLQGSENKLKLESLKDQLKNNKCDISTRILEDIINIGSEKGIYEENYNYFLTLSNV